A region from the Cyprinus carpio isolate SPL01 chromosome A8, ASM1834038v1, whole genome shotgun sequence genome encodes:
- the LOC122145945 gene encoding E3 ubiquitin-protein ligase NEURL3-like, whose amino-acid sequence MTEKKKEKQKCVCHTPRSLKAISFHSDVKGRLISLSDGDRRVTRDASSFCHGLTFSGRPVERGEKVRLRVERSDGHWHGALRLGFANVSPEQTPLAPLAIPDLTDSPLYAAVVVPEHICRAGSEVHFWLKKNGSLRIRSSKGGTHTVPTTLNPAWPVWAMIDVYGQTTAVTMLGSKMKRWILTSRSCPARTHIKHTEKKETLERKKDVSMLGQRNLRNHHRDNTDHEAPDCEECVVCYSDVANCRLSCGHKCVCTPCAMRVHMMFGTCPLCRQPLGSFHPYDH is encoded by the exons ATGACAGAGAAGAAAAAAG AGAAACAGAAGTGCGTGTGTCACACGCCGAGGAGCCTGAAAGCGATTTCTTTCCACTCAGACGTGAAGGGTCGTCTGATATCGCTGAGTGACGGTGACCGCCGGGTGACCAGGGACGCGTCTTCATTCTGCCACGGGCTGACGTTTAGCGGGCGCCCGGTGGAGAGAGGGGAGAAGGTGCGCCTGCGGGTCGAGCGCTCGGACGGACACTGGCACGGAGCGCTGCGGCTCGGATTTGCTAATGTTTCACCCGAGCAGACACCTCTAGCCCCTCTGGCCATCCCAGACCTGACCGACTCTCCTCTGTACGCGGCAGTAGTGGTTCCCGAGCACATCTGTCGCGCTGGCTCAGAGGTTCACTTCTGGCTGAAGAAGAACGGCAGTCTAAGGATACGAAGCTCTAAAGGCGGAACACACACGGTACCAACAACCCTGAACCCCGCGTGGCCCGTCTGGGCGATGATTGACGTGTACGGGCAGACCACTGCAGTCACGATGCTTG GTTCCAAAATGAAGCGCTGGATCCTCACCAGTAGGTCCTGTCCTGCTCGCACGCACATCAAACACACTGAAAAGAAAGAAAcgctggaaagaaagaaagacgtgAGCATGCTGGGACAGAGAAACCTGAGAAACCATCATCGTGACAACACGG ATCATGAAGCTCCAGACTGTGAGGAGTGTGTCGTGTGTTACAGCGATGTGGCAAACTGTCGTCTGAGCTGCggtcataaatgtgtgtgtactccGTGTGCCATGAGGGTTCACATGATGTTTGGGACCTGCCCTCTGTGTCGTCAGCCCTTGGGGTCCTTCCATCCGTATGACCACTAG